Genomic DNA from Lagenorhynchus albirostris chromosome 9, mLagAlb1.1, whole genome shotgun sequence:
GAAGGCCTCCCAGGTGGGCCCTGGGGGAACTCTGAGGCGTGAGAATTGGGAGTTTTGCAGACAGTCAAGAGGGGAAGGGCCCTCTAGACAGAGGCTTTTCCCTCAGTTACAGCCTGTCCTTCAAGGGCATCCTCTTCTCTTACTTTGTGTTCCCCATCTGCCTCGCTGGGCATTCGCCAAGATTAGATGTTAATAATGCTACATAAATCGTTTGAAGCTCACGGAGCAGTAAAATATGAAGCTTGACAGATCGGATGAGGCCAGTTTTTGGAGTCCCTCATGCTTAGGAGAGGAGCTTGGCTTTGATGCAGCCAGAGGTAAGGCTAGCAAGGCCAAGAGGGAGGACTTTCGAGGAAGATCTGTTTTCTGCCCTCAAAGGGTCCATGTGTTCTGCTCCTGGTGGGAGCCCAGAGGCACTGAAAGGGGCACGAGGGCCCAAGAGCAGACCACAGAGGTGTGTGCTTTTGCGTTGGCATCGTTCACCCTAAGTTCTTCACTGCGATGGTACCCAGATGCCACAGCCAGCTCACGAGCAGTGCAGGGAACAGAACCCATGCCCCACCATGCCGGTGTGCTCCTGCCTTGGTTCTCTGCTGAGTACAAGCAAAAGTGGGGCGCACGGGTGGAAATGTTTAGCAGCAGTTATAAGTAGAGGAGATATTGTTACAAGGGAAAGTTGATTGATCTAAAGGTCAGGAACCTTGCGTTCCTTGGCTTTTGAGCAAGTCATAGAAATTACTGAGTacaagtaagattttttttttttttttttttgcggtacgcgggtctctcactgctggggcctctcccgttgcggagcacaggctccggacgcgcaggcccagcggccatggctcacggacccagccgctccgcggcatgtgggatcttcccggaccggggcacgaacccgtgtcccctgcatcggcaggcggactctcaaccactgcgccaccagggaagcccacaactaaGATTTTGACAGCACTCTCGTTCCGAAACTAGGACTATAGGCAAGGGGCAGGGGAAAGGCCTGGTTAAGAACCCAGGCCCTGGAATCAGACTGCTTACCTTCAGATCCCCATTTCTTAGTGTGACCTAAGGTTTATTACCTGATTTCtatcagcttcagtttccttatctataaaatggagataaagggATCTTTTGTGAGATTGTAGATGACATAGTGCACTGTAATGACTTAGCACGGTATGACACAAGAGTAAACATTCCTCAAATggaaatctttaaaacaaaaatgaaggttGGGTCTTGAGGACTGGATAGGACTGGCCTATAGGGGCTGATTTGGAAGGGATTGTGGTGTGAAGCGCTGGAATGTCTGAATGTGGAGAGCAGGGTATGGAGAGGACAGCTTTGGGGGGTCAGTCTGCTTAGGAGGCTGGAGAAGGAGAGTCAGTGAAGCAAATCAAGCTTAGGATTCAAGGTGGAAGAGGCTAGAAAAGTGCCAGTCACTGAAGCCAAGCAGGAGAGTACCAAGGAAGGGATACAGCAGCAGCCGGGGCTGTAGGCTAGCGAAGTGGGGATGGAGCAAAGGCCCTGGGCTGGACTGGGCAGAGCTGGAAAGTCTAGCGTACAGCGGGGGTATCCTCTCTCCACCTCCGGCAGTGCCATGTTCATATCCTTACCTTTCAGGGGTAGATGTGATAAATGGGGCCCTGGAATCGGTCCTGTCCTCCAGTAGCCGTGAGCAGTGGACCCCAAGTCACGTCAGCGTGGCCCCTGCCACCCTCACCATCTTGCACCAGCAGGTAAAGACCTGGGTGGAGAAGGTATGGAGGGGCCTTGCCAGGGAGGGGAGACCGGGAATGAGGGGAAGGGCCGTCAGTAAGATGGACGCACCCAGTATAAGAGGGCCGGGCTATTCCTTTCCAACTGGCTCCCCTCCCCGCAGACGGAGGCAGTGCTGGGGGAGTGCCGAGTGCGCTTCCTGTCCTTCCTGGCCGTGGGCAGAGATGTCCACACGTTTGCATTCATCATGGCTGCCGGCCCAGCCTCCTTCTGCTGCCACATGTTCTGGTGCGAGCCCAATGCTGCCAGCCTCTCAGAGGCCGTGCAGGCTGCGTGCATGGTAAGCGGGTAGGGTGGTGGAGCGGTGGCCCCCGGCCCACACGGGGCAGGCTGGAGCgtgaccgcccccccccccgcccccgcctctcTGCAGCTCCGCTACCAGAAGTGTCTGGATGCCCGCTCCCAGGCCTCCACCTCCTGCCTCCCGGCACCCCCAGCTGAGTCTGTTGCGCGGCGTGTAGGGTGGACCGTCCGCAGGGGCGTTCAGTCGCTGTGGGGCTCCCTTAAGCCCAAACGGCTGGGGGCGCACACGCCCTGAAGCCCTCTGCTCCCTCCACCTGCTTGCATTGGGCCCCAGGGAACTCAAGGGcacggggcagggaggggccctACAGGTTATTCTTAGACTTCAGGGCCCCCCCCCAGAGCTGCCCCTCCCCAGTAGCTGGGGTTCCCTGCctaggggctgggagggagatcTAATCCTGCAAGGAAGTGACAATACTGGGTGGATGAGAAGAGGAGCAAGAAGCGAGGCCAGCCCCAGGCTCTCCACCGCCACGTTTCCACTGGAGCGGGAGGAACTGGTCTAGGCCAGGCCCCATCTTCGCAGGGTCCTGCAGGGGCAGAAGGAGGGGACCGGTCCCGGCATGGGTCCCCTCCCCTTTGCTCCATGGGCACCTCTGCTGTACTGATATCACTAATAAAGTCTGCCCTGCTGAGCTGTGTGCCTTCCTGTGCCTGTACCACACCATCACTCCTGGTACCCTGATCCCTCAGTTAGGCTCGTTTCCAGGGCCCCCTTGACCTTCCTGCCTCAAAACAAGAAACTGGGACAGTCACAGCAGGGTCTGGAGTCCAagtctcttgtttttattttaacagcCTGGCAaccaggcagcagcagcagtacagGGTTCCTGGCTGGCCAGCACAGGCCTGGGGTGACAGCTTCTGTCTGGTCTTCCCAGGGCAGTGCAAACTTAGACCTCTGCTCCACGGCCATGAAAGGATAGCAGCCTCAGAGCAGCCAGCCCCGCTCCCATATCTTGCTAAACCAGATCCAGGAAAGGAGGTCTTGTTTCCGAGGTGTGCTTGGGCCCAGGGATAAGCTCTTCCACCAGACATTCTTCTCACCACAGTGGCCTTCTGGGGTTTTCGCTCCTTTTCTAAGACAAGCACTTTCCCACCTCTGGGCCCCAGGGGTATTAGCATAATGGTGGCCTTGGCCACAGGCTCTGGCCAGGAGGGAGGTTTGCGTCCGGCATCAGGTGGCGACACAGGGCAGGGCTGTCTGACCGGGCGGAGAGCTGGGCGCACAGAGTGGCGAGGCGGCAGGGTGTGCCACAGGGCTCTGAGGGCGGGTGGCCCTTATGGTAGAGAAACCAGAAGGTCTGGAAAAGCTGCGTGTCACTCCGCATGCGGTACACCAGGTCGTGCCAGGCGGCGGGCAGCACATTGGGCAGCCCATAGGTTTCCCGAGCCCTGTAGAGGAGCTGCCAGTGTGGTGTCGCTCCGGGCTCATTCGCCTGCGTCAGGTTCAGGATGTAGGTCTCGTGGTCCAGGACCAGGTGAGAGCTCCCGGAGTAGTTGCCATCTATTTGGTAGACACGGTACCCTGCAAGGAGGGAGGGCTgaccagagagggaaaggacaaAGGCAACTCCAGTGGGGAGGCAGAGCTTGCCCCTGGGCGGCCTTGGGTCCAACCCTCCTTCCTCTACCCCAACAACTTCCTCCCTCTCATCAGCTTCCTCTATCCCAGAGACCTCCTTTATCCCAACAACTTGCTTTCACCTCACTCACCAGGATTGAGGCTGATGTAGGTGGTGGCACTGGGCGCCAGGAAGGCAACCGATAGCGGCCGGCTTAGGGTCTCCTCATCATAGAAGATCTCAAACTCATCCACGTGGGTGTGGCCAAAGAACTGACCAGCCAAGGTGTTCTCATACCTGGCCAGAAGACACTAATCATATTCAGCAGTTTCAAGCAAGGGGGAAGAGGAGACCTGGGGAGGACTGGATgctttctctctccatccttttcAAGGAAGTAGCGTCCCCACCCCAGTGGGGCAGCAGGGATGGTGAGACGCTTGAGGGAGTTTCTGACCTTTAGACTTCACCCGCTTGCCCCCAACACACCTCCCTCCTACCTCTCCACAATTCGGTAATAATTCCAGCTCCAGCTCTTCAGGCAGTGCCCTGGGGGAATGTGGCCAATTATATGCACCTGTGGGGAGAGTTAAGGAAGGTTATGAGGGCAAGAGGGGTCCAGGAAGCCCTGGCCAGGCTAGTTGGTACTCATCTTTCCTACAGTGGCTGGCACTCCTGGCCAGAGAGAGGGGGAGCAAATGAAAGGACTTTCTAAGGGTGACCGTGAGCTGAAACCCCAAGGAACACTGTTGGGAGTGCCCGAAAATCAAGCTTCTCTGCTCACAGGTGCTCCGGATCCAGAGAGAAGTCTACTAGTGAAGGGCCTGCTATTCCTCCCACCCTACCGGCACCTGCCCCACTGGGTTCCCACCACGCTTGCTCACTTTGTCTCCTCGGTCCTCAGCGGCCTGAAGCTCCCCCACCAGCCACTGGAGCTGTCCAGCAGGATCTGTGGAGTTGATCAAGAGCCAGAAGTTCTCACGGGAACAAAAATTCATATTGAGAGAGATGAGGCGGAGGCCGGGGCGTGGGGAAAGTGCATAGAACCCCCCAATTCTGAAACAAAGTGAACACGGGTCAGCATGCATTCATAACCCTAGCCCTGCATGCCCAGTCCTGTGCAGGGAATCTGGGTGAGGGCAGAGGCACCTAGGACGTCATCCCTACTCTCAAGCCCACGTTCTAGCTGAAGATCAGACAGCACTGATTATAGGGCCCGTGTGATTGAAGCAAGCGGCTCCGAGGACTAAAGGCTCTAGGAGACAGAAAAGTGAGCGAGAAGAGGCAAAGGCCATCCAGAGGGAAGAGGACCTAGGCCTGGGGAAGCTGGGAAAAGCTGGGAGGTTAGAGAGGGGAAGGCACTTTAGAGAAGACCGGACTACCACGGAGGAGGTGCGCTGCTAGCCCTTCACCCTGTGAAGGAGGGTGGCTGGAGATAAGGGTGGAAATGGAAAGTGGGGTCCGATTTGGAGGGCCAGCGAAGAGAGCTGAGGACTCAGCCTAGAGTAGTCACACATAATGCTAGGTTCCCTGCTCCCTTCACTTTCATCcatctttctcctcccttcctgggTTTCCGTGGGCCTCAAATACCTGAGGGTGCGAAGGGCTTCAGCAGGCAGCCAGGGCTCCCAGGCCTTGGCCATCGCCTCGTAGAGCCAGTGCGAAGACTGGTTGCCCTCTATGAAGGGGGGAGGGAAGCCATTGACGGGTGTGGTCTCGTGGTTGCCCACAGCAGGGTACACGGGCACCGGCCCCAAGAACTTCTTCACGAGGTCTGTGACGGTGGTCAGGGCCCGCAGCTGGTCCTGACGAGACTGCTGCCAGATATTGTGGGCAGGGATATCGCCCGTCCAGTACACCATATCAAAAGGGCCGGCGGGGCCCAGGCCACTCAACAGGCTCTCCAGGGTCCGCAGGGGCAGGTCACACTTGCTGTACTCGC
This window encodes:
- the SMPD1 gene encoding sphingomyelin phosphodiesterase isoform X1, which encodes MPRQGVSSGQGRPRSGREQALDRSSGAPSLRLLWMGLALALALSDSQVLWAPAGAHPLPAQGHPAKFIRLALQLREGFSWWNLTCSACKGLFTAIDIRLQNEASVAQVGSMAIKICTLLKIAPPAVCQSAVQLFQDDMVDVWTRSVLRPSEACGLLLGSSCGHWDIFSSWNVSLPAVPKPSPQPPEPPAPGSPVSRILFLTDLHWDQSYLEGTDPNCENPLCCRQDSGPPPASRPGAGYWGEYSKCDLPLRTLESLLSGLGPAGPFDMVYWTGDIPAHNIWQQSRQDQLRALTTVTDLVKKFLGPVPVYPAVGNHETTPVNGFPPPFIEGNQSSHWLYEAMAKAWEPWLPAEALRTLRIGGFYALSPRPGLRLISLNMNFCSRENFWLLINSTDPAGQLQWLVGELQAAEDRGDKVHIIGHIPPGHCLKSWSWNYYRIVERYENTLAGQFFGHTHVDEFEIFYDEETLSRPLSVAFLAPSATTYISLNPGYRVYQIDGNYSGSSHLVLDHETYILNLTQANEPGATPHWQLLYRARETYGLPNVLPAAWHDLVYRMRSDTQLFQTFWFLYHKGHPPSEPCGTPCRLATLCAQLSARSDSPALCRHLMPDANLPPGQSLWPRPPLC
- the SMPD1 gene encoding sphingomyelin phosphodiesterase isoform X2, with the protein product MPRQGVSSGQGRPRSGREQALDRSSGAPSLRLLWMGLALALALSDSQVLWAPAGAHPLPAQGHPAKFIRLALQLREGFSWWNLTCSACKGLFTAIDIRLQNEASVAQVGSMAIKICTLLKIAPPAVCQSAVQLFQDDMVDVWTRSVLRPSEACGLLLGSSCGHWDIFSSWNVSLPAVPKPSPQPPEPPAPGSPVSRILFLTDLHWDQSYLEGTDPNCENPLCCRQDSGPPPASRPGAGYWGEYSKCDLPLRTLESLLSGLGPAGPFDMVYWTGDIPAHNIWQQSRQDQLRALTTVTDLVKKFLGPVPVYPAVGNHETTPVNGFPPPFIEGNQSSHWLYEAMAKAWEPWLPAEALRTLRIGGFYALSPRPGLRLISLNMNFCSRENFWLLINSTDPAGQLQWLVGELQAAEDRGDKVHIIGHIPPGHCLKSWSWNYYRIVERYENTLAGQFFGHTHVDEFEIFYDEETLSRPLSVAFLAPSATTYISLNPALPPCRVPCLPNRWQLLRELSPGPGPRDLHPEPDAGE